In Lutra lutra chromosome 13, mLutLut1.2, whole genome shotgun sequence, one genomic interval encodes:
- the LOC125083766 gene encoding translation initiation factor IF-2-like: MRSGTAGPRAGCGDRPAAAASRRQGDRTARAPRWGRLRHGAAREAHAEGPQPDCGAGSPADPPRRRGAARTAGCGGGQRGQRPPGTDLESRRPACPDSAAAHLALGRAVRPRPGVEPRSRGRRAASWAQARAGKRGGREVTAHGRSCAGAVGRKHRRAGARKGGRRRSGARRARRRRIGRARDGRGVDGAAMAARGCRTREAPGPSQSPAS; encoded by the exons ATGCGCTCGGGCACCGCCGGCCCCCGAGCTGGGTGCGGGGACAGACCCGCGGCGGCGGCCTCTAGGAGGCAGGGAGACCGGACGGCACGAGCGCCGCGCTGGGGCAGGCTCCGCCACGGTGCCGCGCGGGAGGCCCACGCGGAAGGGCCGCAGCCGGACTGCGGGGCCGGGAGCCCCGCAGACCCTCCTCGGCGCCGCGGG GCCGCGCGCACAGCGGGCTGCGGGGGTGGCCAGCGTGGCCAGCGCCCCCCGGGGACGGACCTGGAGAGCCGCCGCCCCGCCTGCCCCGACTCCGCCGCGGCTCACCTAGCTCTGGGCCGGGCCGTCCGGCCGCGACCGGGAGTCGAGCCCCGCAGCAGGGGGCGCCGGGCGGCGAGCTGGGCGCAGGCGCGGGCCGGCAAACGTGGAGGGCGTGAGGTCACGGCGCACGGGCGGTCGTGCGCCGGCGCAGTGGGACGTAAACACAGGCGCGCCGGGGCCCGCAAGGGCGGGCGCAGGCGCAGTGGGGCGAGGAGGGCGCGGCGCAGGCGCATTGGCCGCGCTCGCGATGGGCGTGGTGTTGACGGCGCCGCGATGGCTGCTCGCGGGTGTCGGACCCGCGAAGCCCCGGGCCCCTCTCAGAGCCCGGCCTCCTGA
- the UAP1L1 gene encoding UDP-N-acetylhexosamine pyrophosphorylase-like protein 1, producing MASEREVRARLQRAGQEHLLRFCAELPPGPRAALLAELGALEPEALREHCRRAAAACAHPPGPPPDLAARLRPLPPECVGSASRCDPEMRRLWEEEGFRQISLNKVAVLLLAGGQGTRLGVTYPKGMYQVGLPSGKTLYQLQAERIRRVEQLAGQRHGTRCNVPWYIMTSEFTLGPTAKFFREHDFFHLDPSNVIMFEQHMLPAVTFDGKAMLEQKDKVAMAPDGNGGLYCALSDHQILEDMERRGVEFVHVYCVDNILVRLADPVFIGFCVLRGADCGAKVVEKAYPEEPVGVVCQVDGVPQVVEYSEISPETAQLCGSDGSLLYGLGNICNHFFTRDFLRMVSSEFEPLLKPHVAVKKVPYVDEEGNPVKPIKPNGIKMEKFVFDVFRFAKSFVAFEVSREEEFSPLKNAASAARDNPATTRRALLRQHYRWALQAGACFLDAGGARLPELPSLPGNREPPAICEISPLVSYSGEGLEPYLQGREFRSPLILDENQASALQL from the exons ATGGCCTCGGAGCGGGAGGTGCGCGCCCGGCTGCAGCGCGCGGGCCAGGAACACCTGCTGCGCTTCTGCGCCGAGCTGCCACCGGGTCCCCGCGCCGCGCTCCTGGCCGAGCTGGGGGCGCTGGAGCCGGAGGCGCTGCGCGAGCACTGCCGGCGCGCCGCTGCGGCCTGCGCGCACCCCCCGGGGCCGCCGCCCGACCTGGCCGCGCGCCTGCGGCCCCTGCCCCCCGAGTGCGTGGGCAGCGCGAGCCGGTGCGACCCGGAGATGCGGCGACTCTGGGAGGAGGAAG GTTTCCGCCAGATCTCCCTGAACAAGGTGGCCGTACTGCTGCTGGCGGGGGGGCAGGGCACTCGCCTGGGCGTGACCTACCCCAAAGGCATGTACCAGGTGGGGCTGCCGAGCGGGAAGACCCTGTATCAGCTGCAGGCGGAACGGATTCGGCGGGTGGAGCAGCTTGCTGGCCAGCGCCACGGGACCCGCTGCAACGTCCCCTG GTACATCATGACCAGTGAGTTCACACTGGGGCCCACGGCCAAGTTCTTCAGGGAGCATGACTTCTTCCACCTGGATCCCAGCAACGTGATCATGTTTGAGCAGCACATGCTGCCTGCAGTGACCTTCGACGGCAAGGCCATGCTGGAGCAGAAAGACAAAGTTGCCATGGCCCCAG acGGCAACGGGGGGCTGTACTGTGCCCTGTCAGACCACCAGATTCTCGAGGACATGGAGCGTCGGGGAGTGGAGTTCGTGCACGTGTACTGTGTGGACAACATCCTCGTGCGGCTGGCTGACCCGGTCTTCATCGGCTTTTGCGTGCTTCGCGGCGCAGACTGCGGGGCGAAG GTGGTGGAAAAGGCGTACCCAGAAGAGCCGGTGGGGGTGGTGTGCCAGGTGGACGGGGTCCCTCAGGTGGTGGAGTACAGCGAGATCAGCCCCGAGACTGCGCAGCTGTGCGGCTCCGACGGGAGTCTGCTCTACGGCCTGGGCAACATCTGCAACCACTTCTTCACGCGAGACTTCCTCCGGATGGTCAGCAG CGAGTTTGAGCCCTTGCTGAAGCCACACGTGGCTGTGAAGAAGGTCCCATACGTGGATGAGGAGGGAAATCCGGTAAAGCCGATAAAACCAAACGGGATAAAGATGGAGAAGTTTGTGTTTGATGTGTTCCGGTTTGCTAA GAGCTTTGTGGCCTTTGAGGTGTCCCGGGAGGAGGAGTTCTCTCCGCTGAAGAACGCAGCCTCAGCTGCCAGGGACAACCCCGCCACCACCCGGCGCGCCCTGCTCAGGCAGCATTACCGCTGGGCCCTGCaggcaggggcctgcttcctggaTGCCGGTGGGGCCCGGCTCCCGGAACTGCCCAG CCTCCCCGGCAACAGAGAGCCGCCCGCCATCTGTGAGATCTCGCCCTTGGTGTCCTATTCCGGAGAG GGTCTGGAGCCATACCTGCAAGGCCGGGAGTTCCGGTCCCCACTCATCCTGGATGAGAACCAGGCCAGTGCCCTGCAGCTCTGA